A region from the Algoriphagus machipongonensis genome encodes:
- a CDS encoding efflux RND transporter periplasmic adaptor subunit, protein MKKALIIIFMFVAVGAVAFTLYNNKAELNESATLAMKSSDYISVTTERVEAKTVNRNFEANGVFEPHQELKLMAETSGSIVKILRKKGDYVRRGDLIVQVDDRLIRADYEIAKLNRDQAEKDLARYANLAETDAITKKQYEENEKAFKIANAQFDALKKRLSDTQITAPISGFINEDFYEMGTLVSPGMPIAEIINKNPLKLSVKVSENEISKVKNGDVIPVKVNAISGEKFSGKVDFISDKADGSFKYEVILEMSGKDADAIKAGMFGTAEFEFSQDEEVLQIQRKSVVGSLKNPGVYTIEDGKAVYHQVTINPLDEGTVEVLDGLTAGQEVISSGLINIKEGTKVKVQ, encoded by the coding sequence ATGAAAAAGGCATTAATTATCATATTCATGTTTGTAGCAGTAGGAGCAGTTGCTTTTACACTTTACAACAACAAAGCAGAGCTGAATGAATCAGCTACCCTGGCAATGAAATCCAGTGACTATATCTCGGTGACTACAGAGAGAGTTGAAGCAAAAACAGTCAACAGGAATTTTGAGGCAAATGGAGTTTTTGAACCTCATCAAGAATTGAAATTGATGGCTGAAACTTCAGGTTCCATTGTAAAAATCCTAAGGAAAAAAGGAGATTATGTGAGAAGAGGAGATTTGATTGTGCAGGTAGATGACCGCTTGATTCGTGCCGATTATGAAATTGCGAAATTGAACAGAGATCAAGCAGAGAAGGATTTGGCTCGATATGCAAATCTTGCAGAGACGGACGCAATCACTAAGAAGCAATACGAGGAAAACGAGAAGGCTTTTAAAATTGCAAATGCGCAGTTTGATGCTTTAAAAAAGAGGCTTTCTGATACTCAAATTACTGCGCCTATTTCGGGATTTATAAATGAAGACTTTTATGAAATGGGAACTTTGGTTTCTCCAGGAATGCCGATTGCGGAAATCATCAATAAAAACCCACTGAAGCTTTCTGTAAAAGTCTCTGAGAATGAGATTTCTAAAGTAAAAAATGGAGATGTGATCCCCGTAAAAGTAAATGCTATTTCCGGTGAGAAGTTTTCTGGAAAAGTAGACTTTATCTCTGACAAGGCTGATGGATCATTCAAGTATGAGGTCATTTTAGAGATGTCTGGAAAAGATGCCGATGCTATCAAAGCAGGCATGTTCGGAACTGCTGAATTTGAATTTTCTCAAGATGAAGAAGTTCTCCAAATCCAAAGGAAATCAGTGGTGGGAAGTTTGAAAAACCCAGGTGTTTATACAATTGAAGATGGTAAGGCAGTCTACCATCAAGTGACAATCAATCCATTAGATGAAGGTACTGTGGAAGTTCTTGACGGCTTAACAGCAGGTCAGGAAGTGATTTCTTCTGGTTTGATCAATATCAAAGAAGGCACCAAAGTTAAAGTTCAGTAA